One window from the genome of Sphaerotilus microaerophilus encodes:
- the minC gene encoding septum site-determining protein MinC, with protein sequence MSHPVTDLPAFDLKSSAWTLTVLRLHTADDEALGAALAACGADSPGLFDHEPVVVDLAALAADDLAVAFADLLATLRAQGLLPVAVQGGSPAQMAAALEVGLPEACARLPRSEPAAQARADEPAEASAEASIEPAGDAPPAPPAPSAPSVPSALSESTLAVLPAREGAEPHRMGGTLVVDTPLRSGQRVYARGADLVVLSAVSFGAEVIADGSIHVYGPLRGRAIAGASGDSSARIFSTGMDPQLVSIAGIYRTTEDPFPAGVQGQPAQVRLEGERIVIEPIRL encoded by the coding sequence ATGTCCCATCCGGTCACGGACCTTCCCGCCTTCGATCTCAAGAGCAGCGCCTGGACGCTGACCGTGCTGCGCCTGCACACGGCCGACGACGAGGCGCTGGGCGCGGCACTGGCCGCCTGCGGTGCCGACAGCCCCGGGCTGTTCGACCACGAACCGGTGGTGGTCGACCTGGCCGCGCTGGCCGCCGACGACCTGGCCGTGGCCTTCGCAGACCTGCTGGCCACGCTGCGCGCGCAGGGCCTGTTGCCCGTGGCCGTGCAGGGCGGCAGCCCCGCGCAGATGGCCGCGGCCCTGGAGGTCGGCCTGCCCGAGGCCTGCGCCCGGCTGCCGCGCAGCGAGCCTGCGGCTCAGGCGCGTGCGGACGAACCGGCCGAGGCGTCCGCCGAGGCTTCGATCGAGCCGGCTGGTGATGCTCCGCCAGCCCCGCCAGCCCCGTCAGCCCCTTCTGTCCCGTCGGCCCTGAGTGAGAGCACCCTGGCGGTGCTGCCAGCCAGGGAGGGCGCCGAGCCGCACCGCATGGGGGGCACCCTGGTGGTGGACACGCCGCTGCGCTCCGGCCAGCGGGTCTATGCGCGCGGCGCAGACCTGGTGGTGCTCTCGGCGGTCAGTTTTGGCGCCGAGGTGATCGCCGACGGCAGCATCCACGTCTACGGTCCGTTGCGCGGCCGCGCCATCGCTGGGGCCAGCGGCGACAGCAGTGCGCGCATCTTCAGCACCGGCATGGACCCGCAGCTGGTGTCCATCGCCGGCATCTACCGCACCACCGAGGACCCCTTCCCGGCGGGCGTGCAGGGCCAGCCGGCGCAGGTGCGCCTGGAGGGCGAGCGCATCGTCATCGAGCCGATCCGGCTCTGA